A single genomic interval of Vulpes vulpes isolate BD-2025 chromosome 3, VulVul3, whole genome shotgun sequence harbors:
- the LOC140598277 gene encoding heterogeneous nuclear ribonucleoprotein A1-like, with product MNAGPHKVDGRVVEPKRAVSREDSQRPGAHLTVKKIFVGGIKEDTEEHHLRDYFEQYGKIEVIEIMTDRGSGKKRGCAFVTFDDHDSVDKIVIQKYHTVNGHNCEVRKALSKQEMASASSSQRGQSGSGNFGGGRGGGFGGNDNFGHGGNFSGQGGFSGS from the coding sequence ATGAACGCTGGGCCGCACAAGGTGGACGGAAGAGtcgtggaaccaaagagggctgtctcccGAGAGGATTCTCAAAGAcccggtgcccacttaactgtgaaaaagatttttgtcggtggcattaaagaagacactgaagaacatcaccttagagattattttgaacagtatgggaaaattgaagtgattgagatcatgactgaccgaggcagtggcaaaaagagaggttgtgcttttgtgacctttgacgaccacgactctgtagacaagattgtcattcaaaaataccatactgtgaatggccacaactgtgaagtaaggaaagccctatcgaagcaagagatggctagtgcttcgtccagccaaagaggccaaagtggttctggaaactttggtggtggtcgtggaggtggttttggtgggaatgacaactttggtcatggagggaacttcagtggtcaaGGTGGCTTCAGTGGCAGttga